The following proteins come from a genomic window of Nitrospira sp.:
- a CDS encoding N-acetylornithine aminotransferase → MPSQNLRDDADTYLMRTYSRQPITIVRGRGSKVYDLEGREYIDFVGGIAVNILGHGHPDLVQTIQRQAVQLIHTSNLYYTEPQVNLAKMLVDHSFADRVFFCNSGAEANEAAMKLARRYGHEQHGPDRFEIITMKNSFHGRTLATLTATGQEKVQKGFEPLMPGFAYAPFNDFAAIESMVNERTAAILLEPIQAEGGVHVADRDYLRNLRDLCTQKDILLIFDEIQTGMGRTGTFFAHEQLGVKPDIMTLAKGLAGGVPIGACLAKESVAAAFTPGSHASTFGGNPLACAAALTVCQVLLEGKVLDQARRLGEYLAKGLADCKGRHRIVKEVRGLGLLQGMELETDARAVVADALVRGVLINAATERVLRFVPPLVTTQEDIDKLLDVLSAILSQRGTDKSSYH, encoded by the coding sequence ATGCCGAGCCAAAACCTGAGAGACGATGCCGACACATATCTCATGCGGACCTATAGCCGCCAGCCGATCACGATCGTACGGGGGCGAGGGTCGAAGGTCTACGATCTGGAAGGCAGGGAATACATCGACTTCGTTGGTGGGATCGCCGTCAACATTCTAGGCCACGGTCATCCTGATCTCGTGCAAACCATCCAACGCCAAGCCGTGCAACTGATCCACACCTCGAATCTCTACTACACTGAGCCTCAAGTGAACCTGGCGAAAATGTTGGTGGACCATTCGTTCGCTGACCGCGTGTTTTTCTGCAACAGCGGGGCCGAGGCCAATGAAGCAGCGATGAAGCTTGCGCGGCGGTACGGACATGAGCAGCATGGGCCGGACCGCTTTGAAATCATCACGATGAAGAATTCGTTCCATGGCCGAACGCTGGCCACGCTCACCGCCACGGGACAGGAGAAGGTTCAGAAGGGGTTCGAGCCGCTGATGCCCGGGTTTGCCTACGCGCCGTTCAATGATTTCGCTGCGATAGAATCCATGGTCAATGAGAGGACTGCGGCGATCCTGCTGGAACCGATCCAGGCGGAAGGCGGCGTGCATGTGGCCGACCGGGATTATCTGAGGAATCTACGTGACCTGTGTACTCAGAAAGATATCTTGCTCATTTTCGATGAAATTCAAACGGGCATGGGCCGAACCGGTACCTTCTTTGCCCACGAGCAACTCGGCGTGAAACCCGATATCATGACGCTTGCCAAAGGTCTCGCCGGAGGAGTGCCGATCGGAGCCTGTCTGGCCAAAGAATCGGTGGCCGCGGCGTTTACGCCCGGCTCTCATGCGTCGACGTTCGGTGGTAACCCCCTGGCCTGTGCTGCGGCCCTGACCGTCTGTCAGGTGCTGCTCGAAGGAAAGGTACTGGATCAAGCACGGCGCCTGGGCGAGTACTTGGCAAAAGGATTGGCCGACTGCAAAGGCCGCCATCGAATCGTGAAGGAGGTTCGAGGCCTAGGCCTCCTGCAAGGCATGGAGTTGGAGACCGACGCCAGAGCGGTGGTGGCCGATGCGCTCGTCCGCGGCGTGTTGATCAATGCCGCGACCGAGCGGGTGCTGCGTTTTGTGCCGCCCTTGGTCACCACGCAGGAGGACATCGACAAACTGCTGGATGTGCTCAGCGCCATTTTAAGCCAACGCGGCACAGACAAAAGCTCATACCACTGA
- a CDS encoding Ornithine carbamoyltransferase: MAVPTRQKNSSGYYAKDLLDITMMPQQQVLDLLRLATSLKKKQRQGIPHRLLKGKTLGLLFQKPSTRTRVSFEAGMNQLGGHALVLPMSDIQLSRGETISDTARVLSRYLDGIVIRTYDHVIVEEWAVEATMPVINGLTDHSHPCQALSDLMTIQEIKGRLKGLSLAYIGDGNNVANSLIEAGTKMGMRVVLGCPSGYQPDQQVIDRARMEGQTTGASIEMLENPLVAVKEADVVYTDVWISMGREREQARRLRTLAPYQLNKRLLQRAKPDAIVMHCLPAHRGEEITADVLDGTQSVVIDQAENRLHMQKAILAQLLSRKKNTG; this comes from the coding sequence ATGGCCGTACCAACACGACAGAAAAACAGCAGCGGGTACTATGCCAAGGACTTGCTCGATATCACAATGATGCCGCAACAGCAGGTCCTCGACTTGCTCCGTTTGGCGACATCCCTGAAGAAGAAGCAGCGCCAGGGCATTCCGCATCGGTTGCTGAAAGGAAAGACATTAGGGCTGCTGTTTCAAAAGCCGTCGACAAGAACCCGGGTGTCGTTCGAAGCAGGAATGAACCAACTCGGCGGCCATGCGTTGGTCCTTCCCATGAGCGACATTCAACTCTCGCGCGGGGAGACGATCTCGGATACGGCTCGTGTCTTGTCTCGTTACCTGGACGGGATCGTGATCCGAACCTACGACCATGTGATCGTCGAGGAATGGGCGGTAGAAGCCACGATGCCGGTTATCAACGGGCTGACTGACCATAGCCATCCTTGTCAGGCATTGTCCGATTTGATGACGATTCAGGAAATCAAAGGCCGGCTCAAGGGACTTAGCCTTGCCTACATCGGTGATGGAAACAACGTGGCCAACTCGCTCATCGAAGCCGGAACGAAGATGGGCATGCGCGTTGTACTGGGGTGCCCATCCGGCTATCAGCCGGATCAGCAGGTGATCGATCGTGCGAGAATGGAAGGGCAAACCACCGGTGCCTCCATCGAAATGTTGGAGAATCCCCTCGTCGCCGTGAAAGAAGCGGATGTAGTCTATACCGATGTGTGGATCAGCATGGGACGCGAACGGGAGCAGGCACGACGATTACGGACGCTCGCTCCCTACCAGCTGAACAAGCGGCTGCTTCAACGGGCTAAACCCGATGCCATCGTCATGCATTGTTTGCCGGCCCATCGTGGAGAAGAGATTACGGCGGACGTCCTGGACGGCACACAGTCCGTCGTCATTGATCAAGCGGAAAATCGCCTGCATATGCAGAAGGCAATTTTGGCCCAACTACTGAGCCGTAAGAAAAACACCGGGTAG
- a CDS encoding Argininosuccinate synthase, whose product MKPKPIKKVVLAYSGGLDTSVILKWLQETYQAEIIAFCADLGQGEDLKAVKAKAQSLGVKKVYVEDLRETFVKDYVFPMLRGNAMYEGCYLLGTSIARPLIARRQAEIALEEGAEAVSHGATGKGNDQVRFELTYMALAPHLKIIAPWREWAMRSRRELIEYADQHGIPVTATKAKPYSTDPNLFHISYEGGILEDPWESPPDEIFQMTVSPEKAPDKPQEVEIEYQAGNPVRVDGKKMTPAALLTHLNKVGGAHGIGRVDLVENRYVGMKSRGVYETPGGTILHVAHHGLESLTMDREVLHFRDSLIPRFADLIYNGYWFSPEREMMQAAIDEAQKDVSGVARVKLYKGSCTLAGRKSKQSLYRLDIATFEEDDVYNQKDAEGFIRLNALRLKIRAQRKNTSS is encoded by the coding sequence ATGAAACCAAAGCCGATCAAGAAAGTCGTCCTGGCCTATTCCGGTGGACTGGACACCTCCGTCATCCTCAAATGGCTTCAGGAAACCTATCAGGCCGAGATCATCGCATTTTGCGCCGACCTTGGACAGGGGGAGGATCTGAAGGCCGTCAAGGCCAAGGCTCAATCGCTCGGCGTCAAGAAGGTCTATGTCGAAGATCTGCGGGAGACCTTTGTGAAGGACTATGTGTTCCCGATGTTGCGCGGGAACGCGATGTATGAGGGCTGCTATCTCCTTGGGACGTCGATCGCCCGCCCCTTGATCGCTCGTCGTCAGGCTGAAATCGCCCTTGAAGAAGGCGCCGAAGCGGTGTCGCACGGCGCCACAGGGAAGGGCAATGATCAAGTGCGTTTCGAGCTGACCTATATGGCGCTCGCACCCCACTTGAAGATCATTGCGCCTTGGCGGGAATGGGCCATGCGCTCCCGGCGTGAGCTGATCGAGTATGCCGATCAGCACGGCATTCCGGTGACCGCCACCAAAGCCAAGCCCTACAGCACAGACCCGAATCTATTTCACATCAGTTATGAAGGCGGCATTCTTGAAGACCCATGGGAATCGCCGCCGGATGAAATATTCCAGATGACCGTCTCTCCGGAAAAAGCACCGGATAAGCCGCAAGAAGTCGAGATCGAATATCAAGCGGGCAATCCCGTCAGGGTCGATGGCAAAAAGATGACTCCTGCGGCCTTATTGACTCATCTCAATAAGGTGGGCGGCGCACATGGGATCGGTCGGGTCGATCTGGTGGAAAACCGTTACGTCGGGATGAAGTCGCGTGGAGTGTATGAAACGCCGGGGGGAACGATCCTGCATGTGGCCCATCACGGACTCGAATCCTTGACGATGGACCGTGAAGTCCTCCACTTCCGCGACAGCTTGATCCCGCGATTCGCGGATTTGATCTACAACGGATATTGGTTCAGCCCCGAGCGCGAGATGATGCAGGCGGCAATCGATGAGGCCCAGAAAGACGTCAGCGGTGTCGCACGAGTCAAACTCTACAAGGGAAGCTGTACGCTGGCGGGACGCAAATCGAAACAGTCACTCTATCGCCTCGACATCGCCACGTTTGAGGAAGATGACGTGTATAACCAGAAGGATGCGGAAGGCTTCATACGTTTGAACGCATTGCGACTGAAGATTCGCGCGCAGAGAAAGAACACCTCGTCCTGA
- a CDS encoding Argininosuccinate lyase has product MAKRRNHPKSAGGGKAWAGRFREQTHPFVEAFTKSVTVDSRLYNEDIAGSIAHCKTLEKARILTRTETRAIVRGLELVKRELDHGQFLFSPQDEDIHMAIERRLTEVIGPLGGKLHTGRSRNDQVALDIRLYLRTQLDELHAQLTELQRVLIEKAGENRALMMPGYTHLQRAQPVLFAHHLLAYVEMFERDKGRLRDARGRLNVMPLGSGALAGTNYPVNRRYTAELLGFPAVTSNSMDAVSDRDFMIEVASALSIVMMHLSRLSEELIVWASQEFQFVDLPDAFCTGSSMMPQKKNPDVPELVRGKTGRVYGHLINLLTLLKALPLSYNRDLQEDKPALFDALDTVTASLQVMTELMRRLKVNGESLKRALQGGGLLATELADYLVMRGVPFREAHGITGRIVRAALDQGRDVTDFSLEELRVFCERIEKGVFSWLTIAAAIDHKGQIGGTARGQVEQRIKELEQLLS; this is encoded by the coding sequence ATGGCCAAGCGCAGAAACCATCCGAAGTCAGCCGGCGGAGGGAAGGCCTGGGCCGGCCGGTTTCGAGAGCAGACCCATCCATTCGTTGAAGCGTTTACCAAGTCGGTGACGGTCGACAGTCGGCTCTATAATGAGGACATCGCCGGAAGCATCGCCCACTGCAAGACACTCGAAAAGGCTCGGATCCTCACGCGGACGGAAACGCGCGCGATCGTCCGCGGGTTAGAGTTGGTCAAACGAGAGTTGGATCATGGACAATTCCTCTTCTCACCTCAAGACGAAGATATCCACATGGCAATCGAGCGACGATTGACCGAAGTGATCGGCCCGTTGGGTGGCAAATTGCACACGGGCCGAAGTCGGAATGACCAAGTGGCCTTGGATATTCGCCTGTATTTGCGCACTCAATTGGATGAGTTACACGCGCAATTAACTGAATTGCAACGCGTGCTGATCGAAAAAGCCGGTGAGAACCGCGCGCTCATGATGCCCGGGTATACACACTTGCAACGTGCCCAGCCGGTCCTGTTTGCGCATCACTTGCTGGCGTATGTGGAGATGTTCGAACGGGATAAAGGTCGACTACGTGACGCCAGGGGCCGACTCAATGTCATGCCGCTTGGATCCGGTGCCTTGGCCGGTACGAACTATCCGGTGAACCGGCGATACACGGCTGAACTGCTTGGCTTCCCGGCTGTCACCTCGAACAGCATGGATGCGGTTTCTGACCGCGATTTCATGATTGAAGTGGCATCGGCCCTCTCGATTGTGATGATGCATTTGTCACGGCTAAGTGAGGAATTGATTGTGTGGGCATCGCAGGAATTTCAGTTCGTCGATCTGCCGGATGCATTCTGCACAGGAAGCAGCATGATGCCGCAGAAGAAGAACCCGGACGTCCCCGAACTGGTCCGAGGAAAAACCGGACGCGTCTACGGCCATCTTATCAATTTACTGACCCTGCTCAAGGCTCTGCCGTTAAGTTATAATCGGGATTTGCAAGAGGACAAACCGGCGCTTTTTGATGCCCTGGATACGGTGACGGCCTCTCTCCAGGTGATGACGGAATTAATGCGCCGGCTGAAAGTCAACGGAGAGAGCCTGAAGCGAGCGTTGCAAGGAGGAGGACTTCTCGCCACGGAACTGGCCGACTACTTGGTCATGAGAGGCGTACCCTTTCGTGAAGCTCACGGGATCACCGGTCGAATCGTGCGGGCTGCGCTCGATCAAGGACGTGACGTCACGGATTTTTCCCTGGAAGAGCTTCGCGTGTTTTGTGAGCGGATCGAGAAGGGTGTGTTTTCTTGGCTGACTATCGCGGCGGCAATCGATCACAAAGGACAAATCGGCGGGACCGCAAGGGGACAAGTTGAGCAGCGAATCAAGGAGCTTGAACAGTTACTGTCATGA
- a CDS encoding Diaminopimelate decarboxylase, translated as MHSFEYHHGELYCEQVPVSRVAKELGTPCYIYSHATLVRHFHAYDNAFKNIPHVIAFAMKANSSLAILRMMAKEGSGADIVSGGELFRALKAGVPASKIVFAGVGKSPDEIRDALKADILMFNVESSAEIHAINEVAASVGKKARIALRINPDVDPKTHPYISTGMKKSKFGIASDRALDEYKMASALSHTDVVGVHAHIGSQLTDVTPFVDSLKKVVALIHTLKDHGINIRYLNIGGGLGITYSEEKPPLPQDLADAISPFIKDLGLTLVMEPGRVIVGNAGILITKALYEKAGETKHFVIVDAAMNDLIRPSLYGAYHEIRPVKEEAVRRARQTVDIVGPVCESGDFLAKDRLLPGIKPGELLAVMSAGAYGFVMASNYNSRPRVPEVLVKGTEFHVIRERETYDDLVRGEKIPSFLNETE; from the coding sequence ATGCATAGTTTCGAGTATCACCACGGTGAATTGTACTGCGAACAGGTACCGGTCAGCCGCGTAGCGAAGGAACTCGGCACTCCTTGTTATATCTACAGTCATGCAACACTCGTCCGGCATTTCCACGCCTACGACAACGCGTTCAAAAATATCCCGCATGTTATCGCGTTTGCGATGAAAGCGAATTCCAGTCTGGCCATCCTTCGCATGATGGCAAAGGAAGGCAGCGGCGCGGACATCGTGTCGGGCGGCGAGCTGTTCCGAGCCCTAAAAGCCGGCGTACCGGCTTCCAAAATCGTTTTCGCCGGAGTCGGTAAATCGCCGGATGAAATCCGAGATGCGCTGAAGGCCGACATCCTCATGTTTAACGTCGAGTCGTCGGCTGAGATCCATGCGATCAACGAAGTGGCGGCCTCGGTGGGGAAAAAGGCGCGGATCGCGTTGCGGATTAATCCGGATGTGGACCCGAAAACGCATCCCTACATTTCAACGGGGATGAAGAAAAGCAAGTTCGGCATCGCCTCGGATCGCGCGCTGGATGAATACAAAATGGCGTCGGCGCTGAGCCATACCGACGTAGTGGGCGTCCATGCCCACATCGGCTCGCAGTTGACGGACGTGACGCCGTTCGTCGATTCACTGAAGAAAGTCGTGGCGCTTATCCATACGTTGAAGGACCATGGCATCAATATCCGCTACCTGAACATCGGAGGCGGGCTCGGTATTACCTATTCCGAAGAGAAGCCGCCTTTGCCACAGGACCTGGCTGACGCGATTTCGCCGTTCATTAAGGATTTGGGCCTGACGCTGGTCATGGAACCGGGCCGCGTCATCGTCGGTAATGCAGGCATCTTGATTACCAAGGCGCTGTACGAGAAGGCTGGAGAGACGAAGCACTTCGTCATCGTCGATGCCGCCATGAATGATTTGATCCGACCGAGCTTGTACGGCGCCTACCACGAAATTCGTCCTGTGAAGGAGGAAGCAGTCCGTCGGGCTAGACAGACGGTGGATATCGTGGGGCCCGTCTGTGAATCAGGGGATTTTCTAGCCAAGGATCGCTTGTTGCCTGGCATAAAACCCGGCGAATTGTTGGCAGTCATGAGCGCGGGCGCCTATGGCTTTGTGATGGCATCGAATTACAACTCCCGGCCTCGCGTACCGGAAGTACTCGTCAAGGGCACGGAATTTCATGTCATTCGTGAACGAGAGACATACGACGACCTCGTACGAGGCGAGAAAATTCCTTCGTTCCTCAACGAAACGGAGTAA
- a CDS encoding 4-hydroxy-tetrahydrodipicolinate synthase translates to MFTGSLVAIVTPFRQGKVDERALAELIEWQIANGTDGIVPCGTTGESATLSHSEHNRVIELTTEVVHRRVPVIAGTGSNSTEEAITLTKHAKQAGADGALLITPYYNKPTQEGLYRHYKAIAEAVDLPLVLYNIPGRTGVNMLPSTISRLSAVNTIVAVKEGSGSVQQASDIVQACGDRLTVLAGDDSLTLPMMAVGGKGVITVTANIMPLEMAGLVKAFADGRIDEARRIHFKLSPLFAALFYETNPIPVKEALGLMGKIDPELRLPLCPMAQDAREKLIRVLKDAALI, encoded by the coding sequence ATGTTTACCGGATCGCTTGTCGCTATTGTCACACCGTTTCGGCAGGGCAAAGTCGACGAGCGTGCGTTGGCCGAGTTGATCGAATGGCAGATTGCCAATGGTACCGACGGTATTGTCCCTTGCGGAACCACCGGTGAATCAGCCACGCTTTCTCATAGCGAGCATAATCGGGTAATTGAATTGACGACCGAGGTGGTCCACCGGCGGGTACCGGTTATTGCCGGGACCGGTTCTAACAGCACGGAAGAAGCCATCACGCTCACGAAACATGCGAAGCAGGCTGGAGCCGACGGCGCGTTGCTCATTACTCCTTACTATAATAAACCGACTCAGGAAGGACTCTATCGACACTATAAAGCGATTGCGGAGGCCGTCGACCTGCCCTTAGTTCTATACAACATTCCAGGTCGCACCGGAGTCAACATGTTACCGTCAACGATCTCCCGCCTTTCAGCCGTTAACACGATAGTCGCGGTCAAGGAAGGGAGTGGCTCCGTTCAACAGGCCTCAGATATTGTACAAGCGTGCGGTGACCGCCTGACTGTGCTGGCCGGTGACGACTCTCTCACGCTACCGATGATGGCGGTCGGCGGGAAGGGTGTGATTACCGTAACGGCTAACATCATGCCGTTGGAAATGGCAGGCCTTGTGAAAGCCTTTGCCGATGGGAGAATCGACGAAGCGCGGCGGATTCATTTTAAGCTCTCTCCTCTCTTTGCGGCGTTGTTCTATGAAACAAACCCCATTCCGGTCAAAGAAGCGTTGGGACTCATGGGAAAGATTGATCCGGAATTGCGCTTGCCGCTCTGTCCAATGGCTCAGGACGCACGCGAAAAATTGATTCGCGTCCTGAAAGATGCCGCGTTGATCTAA
- a CDS encoding 4-hydroxy-tetrahydrodipicolinate reductase produces the protein MIKVIVAGAAGRMGCRLVSLIRDSTALTLVGALEGKGHPALGEDAGEIASSRHAGVPITDNLSSLLEHGEVVIDFSAPEATLEHMRTVAHHRRAMVIGTTGFSTVQLDELRSLAQQIPCVFSPNMSVGINLICKVIGEMARTLGDDYDIEVIEAHHRLKKDAPSGTALKIAEILARSVDRDLNHVGVYARKGIIGERTKGEIGIQTIRAGDIIGDHTILFGGMGERIEVTHRASSRDTFARGALRAARWVVRQPAGLYDMMDVLSLH, from the coding sequence ATGATCAAGGTCATTGTAGCGGGTGCAGCCGGCCGAATGGGCTGTCGACTGGTATCACTGATCAGAGATTCTACGGCTTTGACCCTGGTAGGGGCCTTAGAGGGAAAAGGTCATCCGGCGTTGGGAGAGGATGCAGGCGAAATTGCGAGTTCTAGACATGCCGGAGTTCCCATCACCGACAATTTATCCTCTCTGCTGGAACACGGAGAGGTGGTGATTGATTTCTCGGCTCCTGAGGCAACTCTTGAGCACATGCGGACGGTGGCTCACCATCGGCGAGCCATGGTAATCGGGACGACCGGGTTTTCTACTGTTCAACTCGACGAGCTGAGGTCATTGGCCCAGCAGATTCCCTGCGTCTTTTCTCCGAACATGAGTGTTGGAATCAACCTGATCTGCAAAGTCATCGGCGAGATGGCCAGAACACTGGGGGACGATTACGATATCGAGGTCATTGAGGCTCACCACAGACTGAAGAAGGACGCGCCAAGCGGCACGGCTCTCAAGATCGCAGAAATCCTCGCACGTTCAGTGGACCGAGACTTGAACCATGTTGGAGTCTATGCTCGCAAGGGGATAATCGGAGAACGAACCAAAGGAGAGATTGGGATACAAACCATTCGCGCTGGCGATATCATCGGCGATCATACAATTCTGTTCGGCGGCATGGGAGAACGAATCGAAGTCACCCACCGAGCCAGCAGCCGCGATACGTTCGCCCGTGGAGCCCTGCGAGCTGCGAGATGGGTTGTTCGCCAGCCGGCTGGCTTATACGACATGATGGATGTCTTAAGCCTTCATTGA
- a CDS encoding Transaldolase: MKIYLDTANVKEIHEAANLGLLDGVTTNPSLVVKEGRSFREMLQEVCKVVDGPVSAEVVSTEADAMVKEGKELAKIHKNIVVKCPLIPEGLKATKQMAAEGIRVNVTLCFSPTQALLAAKAGAWCVSPFIGRLDDISSNGMELIRQILTIYKNYDYKTLVLVASVRHPQHVVEAALAGGHICTMPYSVFQALFKHPLTEAGLKKFLDDWKAKGQQ; this comes from the coding sequence ATGAAAATCTATCTCGATACTGCCAATGTCAAAGAAATCCATGAAGCGGCAAACCTTGGCTTGCTCGACGGCGTGACCACGAATCCCTCCCTGGTCGTCAAGGAGGGCCGAAGTTTTAGGGAAATGTTGCAAGAGGTGTGTAAGGTCGTGGATGGCCCGGTCAGCGCCGAAGTCGTGAGCACAGAAGCAGACGCCATGGTAAAGGAAGGCAAAGAGTTAGCCAAAATTCACAAGAATATTGTCGTTAAATGTCCACTGATTCCGGAAGGACTGAAAGCCACGAAGCAGATGGCCGCTGAGGGCATCAGAGTGAATGTGACTCTCTGTTTCTCACCCACACAGGCGCTGCTGGCGGCTAAAGCCGGTGCCTGGTGCGTGTCTCCATTTATAGGACGACTCGACGACATCAGCTCAAATGGCATGGAACTCATTCGACAAATTTTGACGATCTATAAAAACTATGACTACAAGACTCTTGTGTTAGTAGCGAGCGTCCGCCATCCGCAGCACGTTGTCGAGGCGGCATTGGCAGGCGGTCACATCTGCACGATGCCCTACAGTGTGTTTCAAGCGCTCTTCAAACACCCGCTGACAGAGGCCGGACTGAAGAAGTTCTTGGACGACTGGAAAGCGAAAGGGCAACAATAG
- a CDS encoding Uracil-DNA glycosylase, family 5: MLTARLFTSKQNRVPVRVTLRHMRVLTLLNKTITDCTSCPRLVAYRQAIAREKRKQYRDWVYWGRPVPGFGDCYARLYVLGLAPAAHGGNRTGRIFTGDRSGDWLYDALYRYGFANQATSQHRNDGLSLMDCYIGATVRCAPPGNRPAPDEFERCARFLLEEVRLLKNHRVVVALGKIAFEHYLKTCRTQGRVMPAPIPKFGHGVVYRLSWGVTLLGSYHPSQQNTFTGKLTRSMFHAVFRRARKEIDRG, translated from the coding sequence ATGCTAACAGCTCGCTTATTTACCAGCAAGCAGAATAGGGTTCCCGTTCGTGTTACACTGCGCCACATGCGAGTGCTGACACTTCTAAACAAGACTATCACCGACTGCACGTCTTGTCCCCGGTTGGTCGCCTATCGACAGGCGATCGCGCGGGAGAAACGGAAACAATATCGTGATTGGGTTTACTGGGGTCGGCCGGTTCCCGGCTTTGGAGATTGCTACGCTCGGCTCTATGTTCTTGGGCTGGCCCCTGCGGCCCATGGTGGAAATCGGACTGGACGTATTTTCACCGGTGATCGGAGCGGGGATTGGCTGTATGACGCGTTGTATCGGTATGGATTCGCCAACCAGGCTACTTCGCAACACAGAAATGATGGCTTATCGTTGATGGACTGTTACATCGGAGCAACCGTGCGGTGTGCCCCGCCGGGGAACAGACCCGCGCCGGATGAGTTTGAACGCTGCGCCCGATTCTTGTTGGAAGAAGTTCGTCTTTTAAAAAACCACCGCGTGGTAGTTGCTCTGGGGAAAATTGCCTTCGAGCATTACCTCAAGACCTGTCGGACTCAGGGGCGTGTTATGCCGGCGCCGATCCCAAAATTCGGACATGGTGTCGTCTATCGCTTATCCTGGGGGGTGACACTCCTAGGTTCCTATCACCCCAGCCAACAGAACACATTTACCGGGAAATTGACTCGCTCGATGTTTCACGCGGTGTTTCGGAGAGCTAGAAAAGAAATTGATCGTGGGTAG
- a CDS encoding Membrane-bound lytic murein transglycosylase D, protein MIIRGMQTLFSMVGIGFFILSMCPSALAMSETADNGVQKSETEKDLLIPDLLDSQPEPEDHLVILPEIKREGERFFLSSFKLPDKLTFAGVSVPLDNWQVRERIEYEFYQFLEDQGESIILAKRTGRCFPPAEKQLAEAGLPDDLKYMLLVESKCISAAYSRAKASGPWQFIPSTGRRYRLKSDAVRDERRNLEISTEAAVKYLKYLKDFQDNDWFLAMASYNAGEERIRKLLKEQKITDYWKMHGPRETMRYVPRIIAAKEIYSQPEKYLGLTKKDLYIPLETETITVNVKESQRALTSIAEEFGTYLLELKMLNPEFKKDVVPHGSYQIRVPRQTCPSRCFKQEKMP, encoded by the coding sequence ATGATCATCCGAGGTATGCAGACTTTGTTTTCTATGGTTGGAATCGGTTTTTTTATCCTGTCAATGTGTCCTTCAGCCCTAGCCATGTCGGAAACAGCGGATAATGGCGTTCAAAAATCAGAGACGGAGAAGGATTTGCTCATACCTGACCTATTGGATTCGCAGCCCGAGCCGGAAGACCATCTGGTCATTTTGCCGGAAATCAAACGCGAGGGAGAACGGTTTTTTCTGAGCTCATTCAAGCTTCCCGACAAGCTCACGTTTGCGGGAGTGTCGGTTCCTCTGGATAACTGGCAAGTGAGAGAACGGATCGAATACGAGTTCTATCAATTTTTGGAAGATCAAGGTGAAAGCATCATCCTCGCCAAACGTACTGGGCGTTGTTTCCCTCCTGCCGAAAAGCAATTGGCTGAAGCCGGTTTGCCGGATGATCTCAAGTACATGTTACTCGTCGAGAGCAAATGCATTTCAGCCGCCTATTCAAGAGCGAAGGCGTCCGGCCCATGGCAGTTCATCCCCTCCACCGGTCGTCGGTACCGACTGAAAAGCGACGCCGTCCGAGATGAGCGTCGAAATCTCGAAATATCGACTGAAGCGGCAGTGAAGTACCTCAAGTACCTCAAAGATTTTCAGGACAATGACTGGTTCTTGGCCATGGCATCGTACAACGCCGGTGAGGAACGAATCCGCAAGCTGCTCAAGGAGCAAAAAATTACCGACTATTGGAAAATGCACGGCCCCCGCGAGACCATGCGGTATGTCCCTCGTATCATCGCCGCCAAGGAAATCTACTCCCAGCCTGAGAAGTATCTTGGGCTGACCAAGAAGGATCTCTATATACCGCTTGAGACCGAAACCATCACCGTAAATGTCAAGGAATCCCAGCGGGCGCTGACTTCGATCGCCGAAGAATTCGGCACCTATTTGCTCGAACTCAAAATGCTGAATCCTGAGTTTAAGAAGGATGTGGTTCCTCATGGCAGCTATCAAATCCGCGTGCCTCGGCAGACTTGTCCTAGCCGCTGTTTCAAGCAGGAAAAGATGCCGTAG